The following coding sequences lie in one Myxococcales bacterium genomic window:
- a CDS encoding glycosyltransferase family 39 protein, which produces MGVAAIGLFWLYLGQTVFFVGPSEWDDAFYAELATGNTQRWAARNRYVHVWSLRLLYSLIGSRRFAAGLYPNLVIVALSVLGFMWGKRLAGNSCGLLAAALMPLYLAFLKWITVPYVDPTLALWATCTLLATLLTIETVHPRRQAVYAWCSGMACYLAVESKETGLAILPVVFIALLSAPHIRRVGIMTCLGVLSGWLVLRSMDAVFSQDTWVWWSSDWNHYFGAEPGVSSGKLTWHDERMNSNYILQLTKEGYLPFTLLGFAGAAHGFRQSRGVRILTLWLFSTLLFSSIIAWKSPGIFANERYLASFAPALVILSAYWITKVWQEHRTMQWREAILGAPLLVLVSLPAIYTLSVTAFGQSTKSTTRAVFFLVTLTQVFLFMIPWFTKCRWLPRIALVILIAMAALINVSEARAHIALTRGHLQPWLKLTSILDREHVNLVRWNLPKRPYATYRIRYRLVTLSHRPSREISVRNIRELSQRTNNEWVFSLREKDSRLEKLGWLRVVHTATGRDGPWSVYRPPT; this is translated from the coding sequence GTGGGGGTCGCCGCAATAGGACTATTCTGGCTCTATCTGGGGCAAACCGTGTTCTTCGTCGGCCCCTCCGAGTGGGATGATGCTTTTTACGCGGAGCTGGCCACTGGTAATACCCAACGCTGGGCTGCCCGCAATCGCTATGTCCATGTATGGAGCCTAAGGCTTTTGTACTCACTAATAGGTTCTCGACGGTTCGCGGCAGGCCTGTATCCCAATCTCGTCATCGTGGCATTGAGTGTACTTGGATTTATGTGGGGTAAACGCCTTGCTGGGAATTCGTGTGGTTTGCTAGCAGCCGCTTTGATGCCACTTTATCTGGCTTTTTTGAAGTGGATCACGGTGCCATATGTGGATCCGACCTTGGCTCTTTGGGCCACATGCACCTTGCTTGCGACCTTACTTACAATTGAAACTGTACATCCTCGAAGACAAGCGGTTTATGCCTGGTGCAGCGGTATGGCCTGCTATCTCGCAGTAGAAAGTAAAGAAACGGGCTTGGCGATTCTTCCCGTCGTCTTCATCGCGTTGCTTTCCGCACCCCATATACGGCGGGTCGGCATCATGACGTGCTTGGGCGTTCTCAGCGGTTGGTTAGTGTTGCGCAGCATGGACGCTGTATTCTCGCAAGATACGTGGGTCTGGTGGAGCTCAGACTGGAATCACTACTTTGGAGCAGAGCCAGGCGTTAGCTCCGGAAAGCTAACTTGGCACGATGAGAGGATGAACAGCAACTACATTCTCCAGCTAACTAAAGAAGGGTATCTCCCCTTTACACTGCTTGGTTTTGCCGGAGCCGCACACGGGTTCAGGCAAAGCCGAGGTGTTCGCATCTTAACGCTATGGTTATTTTCAACCTTACTTTTCAGCTCAATTATCGCGTGGAAATCGCCCGGAATATTTGCAAACGAACGCTATCTGGCCTCGTTTGCACCTGCTCTAGTTATTTTGAGTGCTTATTGGATAACAAAGGTTTGGCAGGAACACAGAACAATGCAATGGCGCGAAGCGATTCTCGGAGCCCCGCTATTGGTATTGGTTTCTCTTCCAGCCATCTATACTCTAAGCGTTACAGCATTCGGCCAATCGACCAAAAGCACAACTAGAGCCGTGTTTTTTTTGGTAACTTTGACTCAGGTTTTTCTATTCATGATTCCCTGGTTTACGAAATGTCGATGGCTCCCCCGAATTGCGCTCGTCATTTTAATAGCCATGGCGGCATTAATAAACGTCTCCGAGGCGCGCGCACATATTGCGCTGACACGTGGTCACTTACAGCCTTGGCTTAAGCTAACATCTATATTGGATCGAGAGCATGTGAACTTGGTCCGCTGGAACCTGCCTAAACGGCCTTATGCTACTTATAGAATACGTTATCGTTTGGTCACCTTGTCGCATCGACCAAGTCGCGAGATCTCAGTGCGCAATATACGTGAGTTATCTCAACGTACCAACAACGAATGGGTTTTCTCCCTGAGGGAAAAAGATTCACGTCTTGAAAAATTAGGTTGGTTACGCGTTGTTCATACTGCCACCGGCAGAGATGGCCCTTGGTCCGTTTACCGACCACCCACTTGA